Below is a window of Halalkalicoccus jeotgali B3 DNA.
GACGCTTCAAGATTCGCTCCTGGCCATGCTCGAGGAACAGGACGAGTTCACGTTGATTGACTCTCAGAAGGTTATCTTCGAGACGGGCGTTGAGATGGCACAGCGGTCACACCGTGATGGGCAAAAACGCGTGTTGATCGTCGATGGTGGGCCCGGAACTGGCAAGACGGTTGTAGCGATCAATATCTTGTCCGAGCTGATTCAAAACGACCTCGTGGCCCAATACGTCTCGAAGAATCGTGCGCCCAGAGCGGTCTACAAGGAAAAACTTCGGGGCGATAAGCTAGTCAAAGAAATCGAGCATCTGTTTACGGGCGCTGGGAGTTACGTGGAGACGGAGGCCGATACACTTCCCGCGCTGATCGCTGATGAGGCCCATCGTTTGAACGCGGAATCGACGTTCTTCGGTCGTGGTGAAAACCAGATCATGGAGATCATCAACGCCGCGAAATTCAGCGTGTTCTTCATCGATGAAAGTCAGCGCGTTCACATCGATGATATTGGATCGAAAGAGGAGATTCGAAAGCATGCCCATGACTTGGGTGCTGAGGTCGAGGAGCTAACACTGGAATCGCAGTTCCGTTGTAATGGCTCGGAAGGGTATCTCGCGTGGCTCGATGACGTCCTCGAGATACGGGATACGGCGAATGCAGACGGGTTCGACCTCGACTATGACCTGCAGGTGTTTGATGATCCACAGACGCTTCACGAGACGATTGCGCGTCGGAATGAGGAGACCCGATTATCGCGGGTAGTCGCCGGCTACTGCTGGGAGTGGGACAAGGAGGGTCGTTCTAACCCGGAGGCGTACGATATCAAAATCGGTGACTACGAGCAAAGTTGGAATCTCGATACGAGCGAACCGTGGGCGATCGCGGAAGGATCGATCGACGAAGTCGGATGTATTCACACTTGTCAGGGGCTCGAGTTCGACTACGTTGGTGTGATCATCGGTGAGGATTTGAGATATCGAGATGGTGAGATCGTCGTCGATCACGAGGCCCGTGCGAGCACGGATCGGTCGCTGTTCGGAATCAAGAAGATGTTCAAGGAGCAACCGGAGAAGGCGGCTGCGAAAGCCGAGGAGTTGATCAAAAATACGTATCGAACGCTAATGAGCCGCGGCATGAAAGGCTGTTACATCTACTGCTGTGATGATCAGCTTCAGGAGTATCTCAAAACACGGGTCGCAAACGTCAGTACGGGATCTCTATGACGGATATTAAGACACAGGACTATGGACCAGACTAACGAGGCATCGAGCTCCGAAGCCGATCAACAGTTGAGGCTCATCACGTGGAATGTTGAACGGGCTTCAGTCAACCGCTTCAAAAGCCAACTGACAGCTCTCCAAGAGCGTGTTCCCGATATCATTGCCTTGCAGGAAGTCGGGGTAAAAGCGAGTCGACGACCTCGACGACTTCTCCGGGAACATGGGTTCGAATACACCGCGCATAGTCACGAATATCGGCTTACCGACGCTGGGAACAGTTCTGGTGTCGCATTTGCGAGCCGCTGGCCGTTTCGAATTCTGTCTCCCGATACGTTCACCATCCCGGCCCAACATCATACCCTCTCTGCGGAGTTTTTCACGCCTTTTGGCCGGGTGGAAGGGCACACTGTCCATGTTCTTCCCGGGTCGATGGACCATCAGAGGAAAATCGAGATGTTCGAAGGGATTTATGATCGTCTCGCTCAAAACGATCGACCCGACTATCGGTTTCTCTGTGGTGATTTTAACTCACCAAAAGAGGAGAGCCAAGACGGTGACGTAACTGTCTGGGGGAGTGACGAACGTAAAATCGAAGCTGAGCGTAGCGTCATCGTTGAACTGGCGGAGTATGACCTCGCTGACGCCTACCGGGAGGTCAACGGGTACGGGGATGATGAGTATAGTTGGGTAGCCAAAAATCGAGGCAATGAGTGGCCACGACGATTCGACCACGTTTTCGCGAGCGAGCACCTCAATGCGACCGAAGCCTCGTATCTCCACGAGTATGACGATCTCTCGGATCACACGCCACTCAAGGTAGTCTTCACACCGAAAGACGGCTTGCGCAAGGAGAATGAAGCAATTGACCGCAGCTCCTATACAGCATCTCGGGATCGTAGTGGAACTGATTCTAATTCCACTATAGCGTCTAGTGAACTAACATACGATGAGGATGTTCGAGCAGTTGCCCCTGACGCTAACTACCGTCGCGGTAGGTTCAAAGCCGGTTGGAACAAAAGCGTTGCTGGCGTAGAGATGGATGCTGCGTTAGACCGACTTACTTGGGAAAATCTTGGCTGGCGATTGGGCAAACTCTTCGGCGATACTTCGGAAGAACTCCAAGAAGAACTCTATGAGTGGTGTGTGAAACAGCAAGTAGAATAGAGCCAGATCTGTCTCGAAGTAGATGACTGTGCCTATATGATAACGGGAGGGGAATACCGACTGCCTCTCTGCCATTTTGATCGCGACCGTCCATAATCCCTAACTCGACTGGCAGTAGCGTACTGAGTAATGGATCTCCTCGTGGGTGTCGACGCTGGTACATCAGTGATCAAAGCAGT
It encodes the following:
- a CDS encoding DUF2075 domain-containing protein: MLIYESTKSGFLDDNLTDQLVPKIKQGYESKGLGIGSESEVRSWENSFQYMHKVLSGSDLPDDAGVAIEFKIPLTSRRIDFLISGYDEAGNANVAIVELKQWDGKTTETVADQDGIVKTFLGGGIRETIHPSYQAASYAQLLRDFNTSIQEKPIHLYPAAYLHNFKPQYRETIDNQIYQPYTEQAPLYIRGDAKKLRSFLETQIDVGDDRETLYELSEGELRPAKTLQDSLLAMLEEQDEFTLIDSQKVIFETGVEMAQRSHRDGQKRVLIVDGGPGTGKTVVAINILSELIQNDLVAQYVSKNRAPRAVYKEKLRGDKLVKEIEHLFTGAGSYVETEADTLPALIADEAHRLNAESTFFGRGENQIMEIINAAKFSVFFIDESQRVHIDDIGSKEEIRKHAHDLGAEVEELTLESQFRCNGSEGYLAWLDDVLEIRDTANADGFDLDYDLQVFDDPQTLHETIARRNEETRLSRVVAGYCWEWDKEGRSNPEAYDIKIGDYEQSWNLDTSEPWAIAEGSIDEVGCIHTCQGLEFDYVGVIIGEDLRYRDGEIVVDHEARASTDRSLFGIKKMFKEQPEKAAAKAEELIKNTYRTLMSRGMKGCYIYCCDDQLQEYLKTRVANVSTGSL
- a CDS encoding endonuclease/exonuclease/phosphatase family protein; its protein translation is MDQTNEASSSEADQQLRLITWNVERASVNRFKSQLTALQERVPDIIALQEVGVKASRRPRRLLREHGFEYTAHSHEYRLTDAGNSSGVAFASRWPFRILSPDTFTIPAQHHTLSAEFFTPFGRVEGHTVHVLPGSMDHQRKIEMFEGIYDRLAQNDRPDYRFLCGDFNSPKEESQDGDVTVWGSDERKIEAERSVIVELAEYDLADAYREVNGYGDDEYSWVAKNRGNEWPRRFDHVFASEHLNATEASYLHEYDDLSDHTPLKVVFTPKDGLRKENEAIDRSSYTASRDRSGTDSNSTIASSELTYDEDVRAVAPDANYRRGRFKAGWNKSVAGVEMDAALDRLTWENLGWRLGKLFGDTSEELQEELYEWCVKQQVE